In Nymphalis io chromosome 9, ilAglIoxx1.1, whole genome shotgun sequence, the genomic window TTACCGTTTAGTAGATGTTTGTTTGATTGCACATCCCTACCTACTGGCAATTGACAATAGAGAGAATGCGTTGAAACTCGAAGCAACCAAAAACTTTATTCGACAATCGACGCCATTTTGAGTGTGTTTTACTTAATTGTAAGCCACTTTCTTAATACTATTCAAACTTTAAGCCGTTTAGAATAATGGGTGAAGACAAAGGTAAATATGATCACTTTTATTTAGATCTATTATCAAATTGCTTACTTTATTCATCAtttttaacgtaaatttattttcgtAGATCGTCGACGCAGAACACGTTCAAGAGAAAGAAGACGCTCACGTTCTCGTTCAAGAGAACGCCGAGAAAAGAGAAGGAGCAAATCCAGGTCGCCGTCAAAAAGATCACGCAGACGCAAGCCTTCTTTATACTGGGATGTCCCACCGCCTGGATTTGAACATATTACTCCATTACAATATAAAGCAATGCAAGCGGCCGGACAGATTCCTGCAAATATAGTCGCCGATACACCACAAGCAGCAGTGCCGGTGGTCGGTTCAACAATAACGCGACAAGCACGTAGGTTATATGTAGGCAACATACCATTTGGAGTTACTGAAGAGGAAACGATGGAGTTCTTCAATCAACAGATGCATCTTTCCGGCTTAGCGCAAGCAGCTGGTAACCCAGTGCTTGCGTGCCAgattaatttagataaaaacttTGCATTCCTTGAGTTCAGATCTATTGATGAAACCACACAAGCCATGGCATTTGATGGCATAAACTTCAAAGGTCAGAGTTTAAAAATACGGCGACCGCACGACTATCAACCAATGCCCGGCACAGAAAACCCAGCGATAAATGTCCCAGGTAAGTCTACGTATTATATAGATGTATATaggcatatttatatattacatacctGGCTTAAATTTGAAACTTAGACTCTAAGCAATATTTTATCTTAGTTTCCCTTaacattattaatgtattttataagatatttttagtaGAAATGTGAAATAATCATAGTAATAGTTGTATTCATTTTTAGCTGGTGTTATCAGTACTGTAGTTCCAGATTCACCACACAAAATTTTTATCGGTGGTCTGCCTAACTATCTGAATGAAGATCAAGTAAGTTCTATTTATCGTTGCAATTAATATCTTACtgagaaaattaatttgtataagacATTGCTTAGTAATTGACTCATAAACAAAGCCAGCGATTTTGCGTATAAACATTTTCTTACTTTTCATTcacattataaaattgaattagaaatttaagtaaattatttttaaggagACGTTAGAGCTAAGGACTTatacgaattaatatttatcagtgCATTGCAATTTCAACATTGAAATTAACATGTCAAATAATccaagttaattaatatttcattaattattcgtAACTCATTggaattgacaaaaaaaaatcaacaaaaatctGATAAACTAACTATTTCAAAAGCAACGTAAACAAACTTAATGTTAATACGGAATAAAACGAgacaatatgtataataaaaaaattaatactctTGTAATATTGAGAACATTAGGTATAGATAATATAGTAGgcacgttaaaaataaaaatctcaaaTAATATCTAATGCACAAACAAAGATGCTgggttttatgttttattaatgttttggtatatttatttaatttagaaatatcaatataattttattgtctatTGATACATTAATCTTTAAAAGTTCAAGTAATAACAACTATTCAAATatacaatactaaataaatgaaaatgatgcACGTATTATATTGTGCTGCTTTAAATATCCTCTAATCCCTTATGTTGGGAGTAATGActgtatagcctattccaataagagtagtaaagacaaataaagaaCTTTGACATCTGATTGACGAAATATCATTAGACGAAATCTTGTATGTTCACTATGGACTCATGagaaaatgcatttttaatgtCTGCGAGGTTGTAATCGTTAGtttgaatgttaaataaaagtatttataactagttaagtggaatagtattgtataatatataattaatctgtTTGTATATACAGCAGACCTAGCATATCACAGTGAATAAGTGtaaatctaagatttgtttatctttaatcCTTTTTCAATTGGAAAAGGGTATAAGTATGGTAGTAAATGACTACCTATAAATGGTGACTTTCCCAAGGCTCTTTCACAAAAAGTAAAAGAGAAACTTGCTAATATATGTTCTAAAATATGTAGTTGTTTTgtgtattatgaataataaacaaaaaacactgAACTCagcatcaaaatatattataataatatttaaaacaataactaaTCTATGTTGAtacttctaataaataattaaaatacaaaaaaataaataagaaacacTGTCAACACCAGCATCTTATGTTAgtcaataaaatactatatacggAAGTATTCGGtcgaaaacaattaataaatttggctattatatttaaaattatgtgttACAGGTCGGTACCAAGTCCACATTAACACATTCTCGGTGAAGTTTATTCTTATCGGGGGTAATAATATACATGCATTAATCGCACTTGATCCATCTTTCTTTTCAAAAGGAAACTCATTTAGTAATATGATTCCAAATCCAAATCGTTCTGGCAAACCAATATTGGAAGTTATCTTGTGCCTTTGGAGCAAACACCCTAGACACAATCGACAAAAATAAAGTCGTTAGGGACACAAACTATAACAAGTTAGGATAGTCAGTCTAGTCAGTTCCCATATCATAGAACTAGGAGCCGCTGCCATTTCAGGGCGAGATTCAACAGTTGACAGGGCTACGGTGGAGCCAGCAGTGAGCCGCGTTTTTGTTTCCATTTCAGGAATTTTCAGGTACCCTATCTGGGATGAGCGTGAGCATTCACGCTCGAAACATTCTGAAACAACTCACTGATATAGTTTGCTTTCTGCCCCTCCCTAGCTTAGATTTGGCACATTCGCGGCCCGCGTGTCACTGTTGTCTCTCATTCTCATCTTTACGTCTTGTACTTGAACGAGACGTCGGCACGCCAAGGCAAGTCTCCTCCGTTCACATCTGATTTTAACATGCGGCTAGACACAGGTCAGATTACATTAATTCATATGTTTGCTGCCTTTGCTTAGCAAATGTTAATGGGAACTATCAAAGTTgtctaaaaattaaacaaatgagaATAGAAAgtctttattatatcatatttaaatatttatacaaaaaccacagcacatttatttttcacaatttAACGTCAGTGCTGATATACAGGTAAAGGAACTCCTGATGTCATTTGGCCAGCTGCGAGCCTTCAACTTGGTGAAGGATTCATCTACAGGCCTCAGTAAGGGCTATGCCTTCGCTGAATATGTTGATATATCAATGACTGATCaggtacatttaaaataataatgtattaaggTGGTATATACTTAAAAAGAGAACGAATTTACTCATGAAAAATCTTCTAGGCCATTGCTGGTCTGAATGGTATGCAGCTGGgtgataagaaattaattgttCAACGCGCGAGTATTGGAGCCAAGAACTCCACTTTAGGTAGGTTTTGGTTATTTCACTACTCATAAATACATTAAGATTTAAAGACTAAAACTATAAACGTATAGGTATTCATTTTAGATTActgtaattagtaatttaaaataggttACAAGTGTAGACAGTATATTTGTTGTGGTATTGCTTAGAGtctgaaaagtaaataaatatatacccaGGTAATGGTAATAGGTTATCTACaaatgtaagaaaaatattttatttatgatattatgactttttttaaaaataatattgttattgacTAATTGTAccaattttaatgtaaacagCTAAGAAGATCGAAAATATAtgcctataatattttaatgcaagAAAGAATATTTGAAGGCTACAGAAATAACATTCACTTTTATAAGTGAtgatacttgttttttttttacctgcATCGTCTTAATAATTTTCctgtaaaatgttaaaattaataaggtttaatttaaatttttgttgtattaattgtattgtataatgAAAACCGATTATTGAAGGCGATGTTCAGAGCCAGATTATCACAAACTCTACATATAAAGTATAACGTGATCCGCACGCAGCGATGACTGGCGCGGCGCCGGTGACGCTGCAGGTGGCGGGGCTGACGCTGGCCGGCGCGGGGCCCGCCACCGAGGTGCTGTGTCTGCTCAACATGGTCACGCCCGACGAGCTGCGCGACGAGGAGGAGTATGAGGACATCCTCGAGGACATCAAGTTAGTACACGTACATTCTAATGGTATATAAacccttaaaggccggcaacgagGTGCGTTGCGCGCGCAAGCCCTCGGGTGGGTGTTGCAgttgtccatgggcggtggtagtcagtTTGGCcgtcttacataaaaaaactagtGTTTCGTGGCTTGTACGACTGAATGTAAAGTTTTTCGATCAAGGCATTTTGAGTAACCGTCTAAAGAAAATGAAATGCAAGTGTTTCTGTATGACGGAAATTAGAACAGAAAATCCATCATAATTAGCTATCCAATTAAAGGGACTGTTTACTGTGTgaaacttaaaatatcaaatcTAAAAGGAATTCTTATACTAGGTTTTGTAATTTGACAgctgtgttatttattaaattttaaataaattaaagtacctTGACACATCAGTGTTATGACTTGACAGTAAATATTTGTAGCAAATTACTAGTTCAATCAAAGTTGTGTGCAGATTCTAGATGTAGTCTAGATGcaacaaatattactttttaaatatgaatgttaacattatttttcgAAATTTCCTCTTTTTTAATCACTTTTGTcaagttttaaaaagttttttacaatttatgctACTATAATACTGCTACGATGTTTCTATTGTGAagaattactattaatattttttttataatttcagggAGGAATGTAACAAGTATGGCTGTGTGCGCAGTATAGAAATTCCAAGGCCAATTGAGGGCGTGGAAGTCCCTGGATGTGGAAAAGTATATTAGTTTTACGTATTTTGAAATTTCtaagctataataattatatttacttatatgttCAATGTTTTGTTTCACAGGTATTCGTCGAATTCAATAGCATCGCAGATTGCCAGAAAGCGCAACAAACTCTTACGGGTCGAAAATTCAGTAATCGCGTTGTTGTCACCTCATACTTTGATCCCGACAAGTATCACCGCAGAGAGTTTTAAATGACAGCAGTTcattaactaattaaaatttcacgtatcacagattataaaaaatatcgtaaaaattACATGATTTTGTTAATGAAGTGTCTATTATACTTACATCCAATTgtatttacagataataaagataaatctaactttgaatattaatttttatttcttaacacaaaatacaaacaaaatagtaaaataaagatatttatgaaatatttttaaacactgTTATCGTTTTGCAACGTTGGTTGGTATGTGTTAAGGGAACCAGTTTCAGATGCAAGAACAAGTTTCCTCATGATTCCATACAATACGCCTCCAATAACTAACATTCCAATTCCTGCCATCAAACTTATAGCCCATGCGGGTACAGCAGTTCCATctgtaaattgtaaaaatattactttttatccatatgaaaataaaaaagtagacGTAGAATATAAGATCTTGTTGATCGTCGTTGGGTATGAAGTGGGTTCACGACGCAGCaaacaaaagtaatttataaacgtgcccattttaattatatcaaatgttACAGTTTATATGACGTTAACAAAACACCACTACTATTCTACTTGCCAACTATCTTTGTTGGCGTAGTGGCTAAATAATAATGCTGCATATCCCGAGGTCCTGATTTCAAATCGGAATGAATCGGATGATCTATCCAATAACGTTAGTGGGGTTTTCTttgtataaatgatatatatgtttGCGTTCACATTTGTAGATTATAGTAATCCTGcgccgtggtcgaaattcaaaaacataactattatataatatttactcacaataaatatttatattagtgttTATTGTTAAGATGCTTATATCAAAACAACAAATGACTCACGATAGTATGTTCGCGTCATCACGCGTCTACCTCGAAGTATTTTTCTTCTAGCGTCGACTTCATGTGTCAGAGTACTGAGAATGACTGTAAAGTAAATAGTTTcacaataattttgaaaataaatacgccatttatgatttttatgttattagtaGTAAGGTTATATACGTAGACTTCCAACTTAGGAAATATATTCTGTTTCCTGAATCAGTAAACTTCATAacacacttaaataaaaaaaagatcgtTCATTTCACCCAAATGcatattaatactaattaaatgtCTTAAATAAAGTACGTAGTACACTTACAATAGTAAAAAATACTATTCTCTTTATTGCgcatagaaaaaataattcttaaatttattaattagtagaaGTGCTCTACAGTGATTCCTGACGTACTTACCAAGTGCCACAGCAAGATAAAACCAGATTGGTTTCATTTGTCCCatttttaattcgaattaattatattcaccACTCACAAATAAGCAAAGGGTACACCCAACTGACAATATATTGCAATGTAGGTGTGTTTTTTTCAGAGGTTGATGGCTTATCTTTTAAAGATAAGATAATGATTACTAATACACGGTAAGTAGTTCATAGCTCGGAACGGAAGGTAACtatgaattaaaaatgatttttttttttaaattatttctttcaaattaaacgtaatacttataaaattatgcaattatttttataataatagaataagtCTTAAATCGTCGTTCGATGCCTATAGTAATGACCACAGTGGCTTCGGCCAGATagataagtttaaataaacaagatagGTAGTAAGAGTTTCCTCATTAAAGGTTGTTAATAGTATAATTgttgaaaattgaaatatagCTATTGTTAGAATCATtgctcaaattatttaaaaaacaatatgatttatttgtaGGTAGGCAgggtttattattcattaatgttgtataattaatacacaAGTACTTAAGCACACTACGAAAAGGAAAAAGGCGCAAAGGTGACCTATCTCTCCTAGAAATAATTACGTATAAAAAAGGTGTATGTAGcccttagtgatttctttaagttatacgcgggtgaaaccgtgggcaatagcaataatattacatatatttttaaatccataatatgtagttttttttaataagcctacctaacctaaacttctataaactttcaatcatcattatttt contains:
- the LOC126770683 gene encoding uncharacterized protein LOC126770683, which gives rise to MGQMKPIWFYLAVALVILSTLTHEVDARRKILRGRRVMTRTYYHGTAVPAWAISLMAGIGMLVIGGVLYGIMRKLVLASETGSLNTYQPTLQNDNSV
- the LOC126770578 gene encoding splicing factor U2AF 50 kDa subunit, with translation MGEDKDRRRRTRSRERRRSRSRSRERREKRRSKSRSPSKRSRRRKPSLYWDVPPPGFEHITPLQYKAMQAAGQIPANIVADTPQAAVPVVGSTITRQARRLYVGNIPFGVTEEETMEFFNQQMHLSGLAQAAGNPVLACQINLDKNFAFLEFRSIDETTQAMAFDGINFKGQSLKIRRPHDYQPMPGTENPAINVPAGVISTVVPDSPHKIFIGGLPNYLNEDQVKELLMSFGQLRAFNLVKDSSTGLSKGYAFAEYVDISMTDQAIAGLNGMQLGDKKLIVQRASIGAKNSTLAMTGAAPVTLQVAGLTLAGAGPATEVLCLLNMVTPDELRDEEEYEDILEDIKEECNKYGCVRSIEIPRPIEGVEVPGCGKVFVEFNSIADCQKAQQTLTGRKFSNRVVVTSYFDPDKYHRREF